The proteins below come from a single Tissierella sp. MB52-C2 genomic window:
- a CDS encoding histidine phosphatase family protein, which translates to MKIGLVRHFEVIHSYSKFMTSKGFEEWVNIYDTAPVRQDYPDESQIKWERCLSSDLPRALSTARHIYKGEIIGTKELREVHISPVFKTNIKLPFALWTVLGRMEWLCSHGSQNEKKAETEERIRNFISYVISSQENNTLLVTHGFSMKYTQEDLLKQGFKGEKFIKAQNGKMYIFKK; encoded by the coding sequence GTGAAAATTGGGCTAGTGAGACATTTTGAAGTGATTCATTCTTATAGTAAATTTATGACATCTAAAGGGTTTGAAGAATGGGTAAACATATACGATACAGCACCAGTTAGGCAGGATTATCCAGATGAAAGTCAAATTAAATGGGAAAGATGTTTGTCAAGTGATTTACCAAGGGCATTAAGTACTGCTAGACATATATATAAGGGGGAAATAATTGGGACTAAAGAATTAAGGGAAGTACATATTTCACCTGTCTTTAAGACAAATATAAAACTCCCTTTTGCATTATGGACTGTTTTAGGGAGAATGGAATGGCTATGTTCACATGGGTCTCAAAACGAAAAAAAGGCTGAAACTGAAGAAAGAATACGAAACTTCATATCTTATGTTATCTCCTCTCAGGAGAATAATACTTTGCTAGTAACACATGGATTTTCAATGAAGTATACTCAAGAAGACCTTTTAAAACAAGGATTTAAGGGTGAGAAGTTTATAAAGGCACAAAATGGTAAAATGTATATCTTTAAAAAATAG
- the rlmD gene encoding 23S rRNA (uracil(1939)-C(5))-methyltransferase RlmD, producing the protein MKIMRELSGKTIRPKCKYYSECGGCQLQYLSYEDQLVLKENQVKKLMGNLCDVNEIIGTESPYRYRNKSHYTFGKNRKNTIISGMYAKNSHSVIDIDTCIIQNENSDKIVQTIKSMMKSFKMEPYNEDSRTGFLRHILIKNGVNTGEYLVVLVVGDKVFPGKKNFIKALLKKHPEITSVVLNVNNRRTSVVLGDYETTIYGKGFIEDILCGKRFRISSKSFYQINPIQTEKLYKKAIEMANINKDEIVIDAYSGIGTISIVAADYAKEVIGVELNRDSVRNAISNAKINKVDNVYFINQDAGEYMVKKSLKGENVDLVIMDPPREGSDENFLSSVVKLSPKKVVYISCNPETQERDVKYLIKHDYKIKEIQPVDMFPQTDHVEVVTLLVKE; encoded by the coding sequence GAATTATCGGGAAAAACAATAAGACCAAAATGTAAATATTATAGTGAATGTGGTGGGTGCCAGTTGCAATACCTTTCCTATGAAGACCAACTGGTTTTAAAAGAAAATCAAGTAAAAAAATTAATGGGAAATCTTTGTGATGTAAATGAAATCATTGGAACAGAAAGTCCATATAGATATAGAAATAAATCTCATTATACTTTTGGAAAGAATAGGAAAAATACGATTATATCAGGAATGTACGCTAAAAATTCCCATAGTGTTATAGATATAGATACTTGTATAATCCAAAATGAAAACTCAGATAAAATAGTGCAAACTATTAAATCTATGATGAAATCTTTTAAAATGGAACCATATAATGAAGATAGTAGAACTGGATTTTTAAGACATATACTTATAAAAAATGGAGTGAATACTGGAGAGTATTTAGTAGTATTAGTTGTTGGAGATAAAGTTTTTCCAGGTAAGAAAAACTTTATAAAAGCATTATTAAAAAAACATCCAGAAATAACTTCAGTAGTATTAAATGTAAATAATAGAAGAACATCAGTAGTTCTTGGAGATTATGAGACTACAATATATGGAAAGGGATTTATAGAAGATATATTATGTGGAAAGAGGTTTAGAATATCCTCAAAATCTTTTTACCAAATAAATCCTATTCAAACGGAAAAATTATATAAAAAAGCAATAGAAATGGCTAATATAAATAAAGATGAAATAGTAATAGATGCTTATTCAGGCATAGGAACAATTTCAATTGTGGCAGCTGATTATGCTAAAGAAGTTATAGGAGTAGAGTTGAATAGAGATTCTGTTAGAAATGCAATATCAAATGCCAAGATAAATAAAGTTGATAATGTATATTTTATAAATCAAGATGCAGGAGAATATATGGTGAAAAAATCATTAAAAGGTGAAAACGTAGATTTAGTAATAATGGATCCACCTAGAGAAGGTAGTGATGAAAACTTTTTATCATCTGTTGTAAAATTATCCCCTAAAAAAGTGGTCTATATTTCATGTAATCCTGAAACTCAAGAAAGGGATGTAAAGTATTTAATAAAACATGACTATAAGATAAAAGAAATTCAACCAGTAGATATGTTTCCACAGACAGATCATGTTGAAGTCGTAACACTGCTTGTGAAAGAGTAA
- a CDS encoding AraC family transcriptional regulator gives MEWLKKLSSAIDYIEKNLENEILCEEVAKIACCSPYYFGRMFTYVAGIPLSEYIRRRRMTQAAFELQSTDIKVLDVALKYGYNSPTSFNRAFQGVHGISPSVAKSQGSVLHAYPPIKFSVKVTGGDAMPYCMEEKESMRIVGIRIPLTEDMEENQKLVPPFWNRALQDNRFAEVCELSNQIPGVVLGITVYQNPDDIYYYIAAATDQPVTAGMFEYEIPAATWVIFESDGHFKESIQNIFRRFLTEWLPFSGYTYAELPDIEVYPISQEKPQEGHSEVWIAIKKEKEN, from the coding sequence ATGGAGTGGCTAAAGAAACTAAGCAGCGCTATTGACTATATCGAAAAGAACTTGGAGAATGAGATTTTATGTGAGGAAGTAGCAAAAATAGCATGTTGCTCGCCTTATTATTTTGGACGTATGTTTACCTATGTAGCCGGTATTCCGTTGTCTGAATATATTCGCCGCCGGAGAATGACACAGGCCGCCTTTGAACTGCAATCCACAGATATAAAAGTATTGGATGTTGCACTGAAATACGGATACAATTCCCCGACATCTTTTAACCGGGCGTTTCAGGGCGTTCATGGAATTTCTCCCTCTGTTGCCAAATCTCAAGGGAGTGTGCTTCATGCGTATCCCCCCATTAAGTTTTCGGTTAAAGTTACAGGAGGTGATGCTATGCCATATTGTATGGAAGAAAAAGAGTCTATGAGGATTGTAGGTATCCGTATTCCACTAACAGAGGACATGGAGGAAAACCAAAAATTGGTTCCGCCTTTTTGGAACAGAGCATTACAGGATAACAGATTCGCAGAAGTCTGCGAACTATCGAATCAAATTCCAGGTGTAGTGCTGGGGATTACTGTTTATCAAAATCCAGATGATATTTACTATTATATTGCAGCTGCAACGGACCAGCCTGTTACTGCAGGAATGTTTGAGTATGAAATTCCGGCAGCAACATGGGTGATATTTGAAAGTGACGGACATTTCAAAGAATCCATTCAGAATATTTTCAGACGTTTTCTTACAGAGTGGCTTCCATTCTCAGGTTATACTTATGCAGAATTGCCAGACATAGAAGTATATCCTATTAGTCAAGAAAAACCGCAAGAGGGGCATTCCGAAGTATGGATTGCTATAAAAAAGGAAAAGGAGAATTAA
- a CDS encoding exodeoxyribonuclease III has protein sequence MKFISWNIDSLNAALTADSARAILSRDVLNTIIKCNPEIIALQETKLPNNGPTKKHLGILGDMFPDYEIAWNSSVEPARKGYAGTMFLHKKDLKPSVSFPVIGAPSTMDAEGRIITLEFDHFYLTQVYTPNAGDDLNRLEDRQIWDIKYADYLVNLDKEKYVIATGDFNVAHKEIDLAHPNNNRRSAGFTDEERQGFANPLEKGFIDTFRYVHGDATGMYTWWAQRAKTSKINNSGWRIDYWLVSDRIADKVIKSEMIDSGPRQDHTPILLEINL, from the coding sequence ATGAAATTTATTTCATGGAATATTGATTCATTAAATGCAGCTTTAACAGCTGATTCAGCGCGTGCTATATTATCTAGAGATGTACTAAATACAATTATAAAATGTAATCCAGAAATTATAGCATTACAAGAGACAAAGTTACCAAATAATGGTCCCACTAAAAAGCATTTAGGAATTTTGGGGGATATGTTTCCAGATTATGAAATTGCTTGGAACAGTTCGGTAGAACCTGCTCGCAAGGGTTATGCAGGTACAATGTTTTTACATAAAAAGGATTTAAAACCATCCGTTTCCTTTCCAGTGATAGGTGCACCAAGTACTATGGATGCTGAGGGTAGAATTATCACGCTAGAGTTTGATCATTTTTACCTAACGCAAGTTTATACACCTAATGCAGGAGATGACTTGAACCGTTTAGAGGATCGTCAGATATGGGATATAAAATATGCAGATTATTTAGTAAATCTAGATAAAGAGAAATATGTTATCGCAACAGGTGATTTTAATGTAGCACATAAAGAAATAGACTTGGCTCACCCTAACAATAATCGGCGTTCAGCTGGCTTTACCGATGAGGAACGTCAAGGATTTGCAAATCCTTTAGAAAAAGGGTTTATAGATACCTTCCGCTATGTTCACGGTGATGCAACAGGTATGTATACTTGGTGGGCTCAGCGTGCTAAAACAAGTAAAATTAATAATTCAGGCTGGAGAATTGATTATTGGCTAGTCAGTGACCGAATTGCAGATAAAGTTATAAAATCTGAAATGATTGATTCAGGTCCGAGACAAGACCATACACCAATATTACTAGAAATTAATTTATAG
- a CDS encoding IS3 family transposase (programmed frameshift) encodes MSKRSKYTKEQKYAILKGIEFGELSIEDYCKKFNISESTYSNWKFLYETYGIESLEESKTWKKYPKELKEKAVLEYLNGWDSQVNICRKYAISSHSTLQRWIKRYNSHNELNTTKGRVDAVMTKGRKTSLEERIEIAKYCINQNKNYQETSETYEVSYQQVYQWVRKFEELGEDGLIDCRGKAKVELSLEDKEKNELRKLKKENERLRMENGFSKKVAGARKEGVLGSYLSKLKYEAIELLNKENNYSITSLCQIADISRSSYYKWLNTTETKNEKINDGLIKEIISLYEEVDGIYGYRRITMNINRKLNSKYNHKRIYRLMKILGLKSVIRVKKKRYIKVSAEEIAKNKLNREFSASKFNEKWLSDVTGFKYGVGKKAYLSAILDLYDNSIVAYEIGHRNNNSLVFRTFDKAIESNPGARPLFHSDRGYQYTSYGFRKRLEINGMEQSMSRAGKCIDNGPMENFWGILKSERYYLKGKYDTYEELKNDIKGYIKFYNNKRLQERLNSMSPLEYRAHAA; translated from the exons ATGTCTAAAAGAAGTAAGTATACTAAAGAACAGAAATATGCCATCTTAAAAGGAATAGAATTTGGTGAGTTGTCTATAGAAGATTATTGTAAAAAATTTAATATTTCTGAATCAACTTATTCAAATTGGAAGTTTTTATACGAAACATACGGAATTGAATCTCTGGAAGAAAGTAAAACCTGGAAAAAATATCCCAAAGAATTAAAAGAGAAAGCAGTTTTAGAATACTTAAATGGTTGGGATTCACAAGTAAATATTTGTAGAAAGTATGCAATATCATCACATTCAACGTTACAGAGATGGATTAAAAGGTATAATAGTCATAACGAATTAAATACTACAAAAGGTAGGGTTGATGCTGTTATGACTAAAGGTAGAAAGACTAGTCTAGAAGAAAGAATAGAGATCGCTAAATACTGTATAAATCAAAATAAAAATTATCAAGAGACCTCGGAAACTTATGAAGTTTCATATCAACAAGTCTATCAGTGGGTTAGAAAGTTTGAAGAACTAGGAGAGGATGGACTTATTGATTGTAGGGGTAAGGCTAAAGTAGAATTAAGTTTAGAAGATAAAGAAAAAAATGAATTAAGGAAATTAAAAAAAGAAAATGAAAGATTAAGAATGGAAAATG GATTTTCTAAAAAAGTTGCAGGAGCTAGAAAGGAGGGGGTATTAGGCTCATATTTATCCAAGCTTAAATATGAAGCCATAGAACTCCTGAATAAAGAGAATAATTATTCCATAACTTCCTTATGTCAGATAGCAGATATTTCAAGATCATCCTATTATAAATGGCTTAATACAACGGAAACAAAAAATGAGAAAATTAATGACGGTTTGATTAAAGAAATTATCTCTTTATATGAAGAAGTAGATGGGATCTATGGTTATAGAAGAATTACCATGAATATCAATCGTAAATTAAATAGTAAATATAATCATAAAAGAATATATCGACTTATGAAAATATTGGGATTAAAATCAGTAATTAGAGTCAAAAAGAAAAGATATATAAAAGTGTCCGCTGAAGAAATTGCAAAAAACAAATTAAATAGAGAATTCTCAGCATCTAAATTTAATGAAAAATGGTTATCCGATGTTACAGGATTTAAGTATGGTGTTGGCAAGAAGGCCTATTTAAGTGCCATTTTAGACCTTTATGATAATAGCATTGTTGCTTATGAAATCGGACATAGAAACAATAATTCATTAGTATTTAGAACATTTGATAAAGCCATTGAATCCAATCCTGGTGCAAGACCTTTATTTCATAGTGATAGAGGCTACCAATATACCTCATATGGGTTTAGAAAAAGACTGGAGATAAATGGTATGGAGCAAAGTATGTCAAGAGCTGGTAAATGCATTGATAACGGTCCTATGGAGAATTTTTGGGGGATATTAAAATCAGAAAGATATTATCTTAAAGGGAAATATGATACCTATGAAGAATTGAAAAATGATATTAAAGGCTACATAAAATTTTATAACAACAAAAGGTTACAAGAAAGATTAAACAGCATGAGTCCACTTGAATACAGAGCTCATGCTGCTTAG
- a CDS encoding ABC transporter permease, giving the protein MGVFILLQRNIKWRFHNAFTIVMTVLQPILWLVLYSAVAGQSMQGIGVENYTAFILPGLVVLVSFGACSSSGIMNYLMKTDGSFYRVLIAPVQRSSIVLGQVLEAVLCTFIEVAIMCIVSLFFSVKFASGFIGVLLIALIIFMTAFFMAGLTYAISLCLPNEVIYETVMNAIVLPIFFLSTALFPADRLSGGLAIAVNLNPFTHVINALRALTLQENIAARDVTLVFFLLAVMCFISFSWALHRLKKETSL; this is encoded by the coding sequence ATGGGTGTTTTTATTTTACTTCAGCGCAATATAAAGTGGCGCTTTCACAACGCTTTCACTATTGTAATGACAGTTCTACAACCTATACTTTGGCTGGTTTTATATAGCGCCGTTGCCGGACAGTCCATGCAGGGTATTGGAGTTGAAAACTATACGGCCTTTATTCTTCCCGGACTTGTTGTACTTGTAAGTTTTGGAGCTTGCAGCAGCAGTGGAATTATGAATTATCTGATGAAAACCGATGGGAGTTTTTACAGGGTGTTGATTGCCCCGGTTCAAAGAAGTTCAATTGTACTCGGCCAAGTATTAGAAGCAGTATTATGTACTTTTATTGAAGTTGCTATTATGTGCATTGTCAGCCTGTTCTTTTCTGTTAAATTTGCTTCCGGGTTTATAGGAGTGCTCCTAATTGCTTTGATAATATTTATGACAGCATTTTTTATGGCAGGACTTACTTATGCGATTAGCCTTTGCCTTCCCAATGAGGTCATTTACGAAACCGTGATGAACGCAATTGTTCTGCCAATCTTCTTTCTAAGCACGGCATTATTTCCGGCAGACAGATTATCTGGGGGATTGGCAATTGCAGTTAATCTAAACCCGTTTACTCATGTAATTAACGCCTTACGAGCTTTGACTTTACAGGAGAATATTGCTGCCCGTGATGTTACACTTGTCTTTTTTTTACTAGCGGTTATGTGCTTTATCAGTTTTTCTTGGGCATTACACAGATTAAAAAAGGAAACAAGCTTATAA
- a CDS encoding ABC transporter ATP-binding protein, with protein sequence MTAIRTENLIKKYKNGVQALNGLNLAVKEGEIFSLLGQNGAGKSTLIHILTTYLAPTSGLVTMLGKDIYWEASEIRTQISCVAQQTSIDTHLSLTENMMFQSKLYKVPKLEAQKRMKTLISCFGLERYLKYPVSSYSGGVKRRLDIALNMMSNPKVLFLDEPTVGMDIQSRMAMWDMMKKIRNDFGTTIFLTTHYLEEADQLSDTICIMKNGKEILQGTPHALREYLRQDMLKISFVSKEQAQNCFEPLKSVVGLKESDLRRDKIIACLKNGHNDLEKVNWWLLEHGIPFLGIEIMQPTLEDVFIRLTSEDDKEVS encoded by the coding sequence ATGACCGCTATTCGAACCGAAAATTTAATAAAAAAGTATAAGAACGGCGTACAGGCATTAAATGGCCTAAATTTAGCAGTAAAGGAGGGAGAAATTTTCTCCCTCTTAGGACAAAATGGTGCCGGGAAATCAACGCTTATTCATATACTGACCACTTATCTAGCTCCTACCTCTGGTCTTGTTACCATGTTAGGAAAAGACATTTACTGGGAAGCGTCTGAAATTCGCACACAAATATCCTGCGTAGCACAGCAGACATCTATTGATACACACTTGTCTCTCACGGAAAATATGATGTTTCAGAGCAAGCTCTATAAGGTGCCTAAACTGGAAGCACAAAAACGCATGAAAACATTAATTTCCTGCTTTGGGTTAGAGCGATACTTGAAATATCCTGTTTCATCCTATTCCGGCGGGGTAAAGAGGCGGCTTGATATTGCACTCAATATGATGTCAAATCCAAAAGTACTATTCTTGGACGAGCCAACTGTGGGTATGGACATCCAATCCCGCATGGCGATGTGGGACATGATGAAAAAAATCAGAAATGATTTTGGAACCACGATTTTTTTGACAACCCATTATTTAGAGGAAGCTGACCAGTTAAGCGATACCATATGTATTATGAAGAATGGGAAAGAGATACTTCAAGGTACGCCTCATGCTCTCAGAGAATACTTGCGACAGGATATGCTGAAAATCAGCTTTGTATCAAAAGAACAAGCCCAAAATTGTTTTGAGCCGTTAAAAAGTGTTGTTGGTCTGAAGGAATCTGACCTGCGCCGTGATAAAATTATTGCCTGTTTGAAAAACGGACATAACGATTTAGAAAAAGTGAATTGGTGGCTGCTGGAGCATGGTATTCCTTTCTTGGGAATAGAAATTATGCAACCTACCTTAGAAGATGTTTTTATCAGGCTAACTAGCGAAGATGATAAGGAGGTCAGCTAA
- a CDS encoding RNA polymerase sigma factor, translating to MEFEQIYNTYFNHVYLYIRKLSGNEHIAEEITSETFFKAMQSIDSFRGDCDLRVWLCQIAKNCYYSHLKKQKNISKIEGVEVEDLVDLNSLIDEKIITHEQTVQIQKVLHTIPEPYKEVFMWRVFADLSFKQIGQIFNKTDNWACVTYHRAKNQILKRMEEQNNEKS from the coding sequence ATGGAGTTTGAACAGATATACAATACTTACTTTAACCATGTATACTTATATATCAGAAAGTTATCAGGTAATGAACATATCGCCGAGGAGATAACAAGCGAAACATTCTTTAAAGCAATGCAATCCATTGATAGCTTTAGAGGAGATTGCGATTTACGTGTGTGGTTGTGCCAAATAGCAAAAAATTGTTATTATTCCCATCTAAAAAAGCAAAAAAATATTAGCAAAATTGAAGGCGTGGAAGTAGAAGATTTAGTAGACCTCAATTCATTGATTGATGAAAAAATCATTACCCACGAACAAACAGTACAAATTCAAAAGGTATTGCATACTATCCCAGAACCTTATAAAGAAGTATTTATGTGGAGAGTTTTTGCAGACTTGAGTTTCAAGCAAATTGGTCAAATATTCAATAAGACCGATAATTGGGCTTGCGTTACCTACCACAGAGCTAAAAATCAAATATTAAAACGAATGGAGGAACAAAACAATGAAAAATCGTGA
- a CDS encoding GyrI-like domain-containing protein, translated as MEYQIEIRDIEPIRVAFLRYKGIATEANKVFPSVFQSIKGKTSGAPFFCYYVMNPKTKIGEMDLCVPTEETPIKNGIEIKELPRIRAISVTHIGSYETLHNAYTAIDRYAAEYNLQLRPPFREVFIKGPGMFLKGDPAQYVTEVLFPIKEE; from the coding sequence ATGGAATACCAAATTGAAATCAGAGATATTGAACCAATTCGAGTTGCTTTTCTGAGATACAAGGGAATTGCAACCGAGGCCAACAAGGTTTTTCCTAGCGTTTTTCAGTCTATTAAGGGAAAGACAAGTGGCGCACCGTTCTTTTGCTATTATGTGATGAACCCGAAAACAAAAATAGGTGAAATGGACTTGTGCGTACCCACTGAGGAAACACCCATCAAAAATGGAATTGAAATAAAAGAACTTCCACGTATCAGAGCAATCAGCGTTACACATATTGGCTCTTATGAAACCTTGCATAATGCTTATACAGCAATTGACCGATATGCTGCTGAATATAATCTGCAGCTTAGGCCGCCGTTTAGAGAGGTTTTCATCAAAGGCCCTGGAATGTTCTTGAAAGGGGATCCTGCTCAATATGTTACGGAAGTTCTGTTCCCTATTAAGGAGGAATAA
- a CDS encoding zf-HC2 domain-containing protein, translating to MKNRECSIVRDILPLYVENVISDDTKQFVDEHLSHCAECKNELELSQTDIPVKKICSEKDSGVEVIKKIGFDIKKKRVFTGILSAVISAIVVILSFAYLTAPEYLPYDESFDIISIKDNNGCVTLSFTGEYEIYQSEQGVYDISIYNTIWNKLFNIEKKQDITVNPNGETVNTIYYVSNGGQENKVIYGRNPINNGGVMTLPRLFLNYYFVTAILFALVLAILVVIFRKKEKVKAIIVKILFIPISYIVSHIMIKGWNATSYSATRDFYLILLLVIPIYSLFYILYKKKHSKFRH from the coding sequence ATGAAAAATCGTGAGTGTAGTATTGTTCGTGATATATTACCTTTGTATGTTGAAAATGTTATCAGTGACGATACAAAACAATTTGTAGATGAGCATTTAAGTCATTGTGCTGAGTGCAAAAATGAATTGGAACTATCACAAACAGATATACCTGTTAAAAAAATTTGTTCGGAAAAGGATAGCGGTGTTGAAGTGATAAAAAAAATAGGATTTGATATAAAGAAAAAACGAGTATTTACAGGTATTCTTTCAGCAGTTATTTCAGCCATCGTTGTAATATTATCATTTGCATATTTAACAGCACCTGAATATCTACCTTATGATGAATCATTTGATATTATTTCTATAAAGGATAATAATGGCTGTGTAACGCTTTCTTTTACAGGTGAATATGAGATTTATCAAAGTGAGCAAGGTGTATATGATATTAGTATCTATAATACAATCTGGAACAAACTCTTTAATATCGAGAAAAAGCAAGATATAACGGTAAATCCAAACGGAGAAACAGTTAATACTATTTATTATGTGTCTAATGGTGGGCAAGAAAATAAAGTAATCTATGGAAGAAATCCAATTAATAATGGAGGAGTTATGACCTTACCTCGATTGTTTTTGAATTATTATTTTGTCACTGCCATTTTGTTTGCACTTGTTTTGGCAATACTTGTTGTAATATTCAGAAAGAAAGAAAAAGTTAAAGCCATAATAGTAAAAATACTATTTATTCCCATTTCTTATATTGTAAGTCATATTATGATTAAAGGATGGAATGCCACTTCATATTCAGCAACTCGTGATTTTTATTTGATTTTGCTTTTAGTAATACCTATTTATTCTCTATTTTATATTTTGTATAAAAAGAAACATTCGAAATTTAGGCACTAA
- a CDS encoding NUDIX hydrolase, translating to MELFAKLGVAGIIEKNVDGIDYILIQDRCKDEAILEYGLLQIPAGKIREFENVFDCLRREIWEETGLKVTNIKGENEVIVFESNGYKVLNYTPFSCSQNIQGKYPIMVQTFICRADGELLNKSNETKNIRWISLIELKELLEGDKSLFYPMHVSTLEKYLKMKLKY from the coding sequence ATGGAGTTATTTGCTAAACTTGGGGTAGCTGGAATAATAGAGAAAAATGTTGATGGAATAGATTACATATTAATTCAAGATAGGTGCAAGGATGAAGCTATATTGGAGTATGGACTATTACAAATTCCTGCTGGAAAAATAAGAGAATTTGAGAATGTTTTCGATTGTTTGAGAAGAGAGATTTGGGAAGAAACTGGATTAAAGGTTACAAATATTAAAGGTGAGAATGAAGTAATAGTTTTTGAATCTAATGGATATAAAGTGCTAAACTATACTCCGTTTTCTTGTAGCCAAAATATTCAAGGAAAATATCCAATAATGGTGCAAACATTTATATGTAGGGCTGATGGAGAATTATTAAACAAGAGTAATGAAACGAAAAATATTAGATGGATATCATTAATAGAACTAAAGGAATTATTAGAAGGTGATAAGAGTTTATTTTATCCAATGCACGTTTCTACTTTAGAAAAATATTTAAAAATGAAATTAAAATATTAA
- a CDS encoding TetR/AcrR family transcriptional regulator C-terminal domain-containing protein codes for MLCFFQFNELLPNVYVNFKAHLSQTKNKKSIEYIVFYNAGGFWNLLIKWLEDGRTKTLEEMSAIVNEVLNLKQ; via the coding sequence ATGTTATGCTTTTTTCAATTTAATGAATTGCTTCCCAATGTATATGTTAACTTCAAAGCTCATTTATCACAGACAAAGAATAAAAAAAGCATAGAATATATAGTGTTTTATAATGCAGGTGGATTTTGGAATTTATTGATTAAATGGCTGGAGGATGGTCGTACAAAGACTCTGGAAGAGATGTCTGCTATAGTAAATGAAGTATTGAATTTGAAACAATAA
- a CDS encoding GNAT family N-acetyltransferase — protein sequence MEWINQLNKAIGYIELHLKEKLSYEEAAKACCCSLSKFQQIFMLSTGVTLSEYVRYRRMTIAAHELINTDVKIIDLALMLDYDSPEAFTRAYQAFHGLPPSITRKTNMYEEFDRIIFQMQVYGGKSKMGTNKILRIETEKLIIRKFVMEDWKDLLEIAVSNEKSPFADCDYAWPTDEVSITKVVEYFSKENQFWAVEVKELHKVVCFINFNFMDDEQTLDIGHVINADYLDKGYEYEALKALYNYGFIQLGAERIQADWALHDKDKLTPLLKLGMKIAETRMADKFRRDSDGNISKFEGCKLIITKADWLTNPAK from the coding sequence ATGGAATGGATAAATCAATTAAATAAAGCGATAGGATATATTGAATTGCACTTAAAGGAAAAACTGTCTTATGAAGAAGCTGCGAAAGCTTGTTGCTGTTCTCTGTCAAAATTTCAACAGATTTTTATGTTATCAACTGGTGTAACATTATCCGAGTATGTACGCTATAGGCGAATGACCATAGCCGCACATGAATTGATTAACACTGATGTAAAAATTATTGATTTGGCTCTCATGCTGGATTATGATTCTCCTGAGGCGTTTACAAGAGCATATCAGGCTTTCCATGGATTACCTCCATCAATTACACGAAAAACAAATATGTATGAAGAATTTGACCGCATTATTTTTCAGATGCAAGTATATGGAGGAAAATCAAAAATGGGAACAAACAAAATATTACGTATCGAAACCGAAAAGTTGATTATCCGAAAGTTTGTAATGGAGGATTGGAAAGACTTATTGGAAATCGCAGTATCTAATGAAAAGTCACCATTTGCTGATTGCGATTATGCTTGGCCGACTGATGAAGTATCGATAACTAAAGTGGTTGAGTATTTTTCGAAAGAGAATCAGTTTTGGGCGGTGGAAGTAAAGGAGTTGCATAAAGTTGTTTGCTTTATCAATTTCAATTTCATGGATGATGAGCAGACTTTGGATATAGGACATGTTATTAATGCTGATTATCTGGATAAAGGATATGAATATGAGGCTCTTAAAGCATTGTATAACTACGGATTTATACAGCTTGGGGCAGAAAGAATTCAGGCAGACTGGGCATTACATGATAAGGATAAATTGACCCCACTTTTAAAATTAGGTATGAAAATAGCGGAAACAAGAATGGCTGATAAGTTTAGACGAGACTCGGATGGAAATATATCGAAATTTGAGGGGTGTAAGTTAATAATTACAAAGGCAGATTGGCTTACCAACCCCGCAAAATAG